Proteins encoded within one genomic window of Mycolicibacterium aubagnense:
- the dapB gene encoding 4-hydroxy-tetrahydrodipicolinate reductase yields the protein MRVGVLGAKGKVGATIVEGVEAADDLTFTVGVDAGDELSLFTDSGTEVVVDFTHPDVVMNNLKFLIDNGIHAVVGTTGFTDERLAQVREWVAAKPGVAVLIAPNFAIGAVLSMHFAKQAAPFFESVEVVELHHPQKADAPSGTATRTAQLIAEARKGLPPNPDATSTGLEGARGADVDGIPVHSVRLRGLVAHQEVLFGTQGETLTIRHDSIDRTSFVPGVLLGVREVAKHPGLTIGIETLMGL from the coding sequence ATGCGAGTCGGAGTTCTGGGTGCCAAGGGCAAAGTCGGTGCGACCATCGTCGAGGGTGTGGAAGCCGCCGACGATCTGACGTTCACCGTGGGGGTCGACGCCGGTGACGAGCTGAGCCTGTTCACCGACAGCGGCACCGAGGTTGTCGTCGATTTCACGCATCCCGACGTGGTGATGAACAACCTGAAGTTCCTCATCGACAACGGCATTCACGCCGTCGTCGGGACCACGGGCTTCACCGACGAGCGCCTCGCACAGGTTCGCGAATGGGTTGCCGCCAAGCCCGGCGTCGCGGTGCTGATCGCGCCGAACTTCGCCATCGGCGCGGTGCTGTCCATGCATTTCGCCAAGCAGGCCGCCCCGTTCTTCGAATCGGTCGAGGTCGTCGAGCTGCACCACCCGCAGAAGGCCGACGCCCCGTCGGGCACCGCCACTCGCACCGCACAGCTGATCGCCGAGGCGCGAAAAGGCTTGCCGCCCAACCCCGATGCGACCAGCACCGGCCTGGAGGGTGCGCGCGGTGCGGACGTCGACGGCATCCCCGTGCACTCGGTGCGGCTGCGTGGCCTGGTGGCGCACCAGGAAGTGCTGTTCGGTACCCAGGGCGAGACGCTGACCATCCGGCACGACAGCATCGACCGCACGTCGTTCGTGCCCGGCGTGCTGCTCGGTGTCCGCGAGGTTGCCAAGCACCCCGGGCTGACCATCGGCATCGAGACCCTGATGGGGCTGTGA
- a CDS encoding flavodoxin family protein, producing MSRRLLIIHHTPSPHCQEMFEAVLAGATDPEIEGVEVVRRPALTCSPTDALEADGYLIGSPANLGYLSGAVKHAFDQLYYPCLDATRGRPFGVWLHGNEGTEGAERAVDSITTGLGWERAAATVIVSGKPTKVDVEACWNLGATVAATLMEA from the coding sequence GTGTCCCGTCGCCTGCTGATCATTCATCACACCCCGTCGCCACACTGCCAAGAGATGTTCGAGGCAGTGCTGGCGGGGGCTACAGATCCGGAGATTGAGGGCGTAGAGGTGGTGCGCCGCCCTGCACTGACGTGCTCACCCACCGATGCGCTGGAAGCCGACGGCTATCTGATCGGCAGCCCCGCGAACCTCGGTTATCTCAGCGGCGCTGTGAAACACGCCTTCGACCAGTTGTACTACCCGTGTCTTGACGCAACGCGGGGGAGACCGTTCGGGGTCTGGCTGCACGGCAACGAGGGCACCGAAGGCGCCGAGCGCGCGGTGGACAGCATCACCACCGGGCTGGGCTGGGAGCGGGCAGCGGCGACCGTCATCGTGTCCGGCAAGCCGACCAAGGTAGACGTTGAGGCGTGCTGGAACCTCGGTGCGACCGTGGCTGCGACGTTGATGGAGGCGTGA
- a CDS encoding SDR family oxidoreductase, translated as MRIFVTGASGHIGSVVVRELRQAGHQVTGLARSDASASALAAAGAQVHRGTLDDPDGLAAAAAASDGVIHLAFKHDFSNYADSIATDLRAVEAMGEALTGSGKPFVNTSGTLMLAFGEPGRLGTEDAAVDRSAPRGASELATLALAERGVRSSVIRLAPTVHGDTDHHGFVPSLIEFARAAGRSGYLGDGSNRWPAVHTVDAARLYRLAVESAPAGSVLHGAAEQGIAFREIAQAIGDGLGVPVEGIPSDQAAAQFGFLAGFAALDNPTSSERTRAMLGWVPVQPTLLEDLKAGHYFAPQAS; from the coding sequence GCGCATATTCGTCACCGGCGCGAGCGGGCACATCGGGTCCGTCGTCGTCCGCGAGCTGCGGCAAGCAGGCCATCAGGTCACCGGACTGGCCAGGTCGGACGCCTCGGCGAGCGCCCTCGCCGCCGCGGGCGCGCAGGTGCACCGCGGCACTCTCGACGATCCGGACGGGCTCGCTGCCGCGGCCGCCGCCTCGGACGGCGTCATCCACCTGGCTTTCAAGCACGACTTCTCCAACTACGCCGACTCGATCGCCACTGACCTGCGCGCGGTCGAGGCCATGGGGGAGGCCCTGACGGGCTCTGGCAAGCCGTTCGTGAACACCTCGGGCACCCTGATGCTCGCCTTCGGCGAGCCGGGTCGGCTCGGTACAGAGGACGCTGCCGTCGACAGGTCGGCACCGCGGGGCGCATCTGAACTGGCCACGCTCGCGCTGGCCGAACGGGGCGTGCGGTCATCGGTGATCAGGCTCGCTCCGACGGTGCACGGGGACACCGATCACCACGGCTTCGTTCCCAGTCTCATCGAATTCGCCCGTGCGGCAGGACGATCCGGGTATCTGGGCGACGGCTCGAATCGATGGCCGGCGGTACACACGGTCGACGCCGCGCGGCTCTATCGGCTGGCGGTGGAGTCGGCGCCGGCCGGCTCGGTGTTGCACGGGGCGGCCGAACAGGGGATAGCCTTCCGCGAGATCGCACAGGCCATCGGCGATGGGTTGGGTGTCCCGGTGGAGGGGATTCCGTCCGACCAAGCTGCGGCGCAGTTCGGCTTCCTCGCAGGCTTCGCCGCGCTGGACAACCCCACATCCAGTGAACGGACCCGGGCCATGCTCGGGTGGGTTCCCGTGCAGCCGACCCTCCTCGAGGACCTCAAGGCCGGCCACTACTTCGCGCCTCAGGCGAGCTGA
- a CDS encoding NAD-dependent epimerase/dehydratase family protein → MRGAKILITGVTGQVATPIATALAADNEVWGVARFNDPRARQRLEQTGVRCETLNLEVGDFGTLPRDFDYVVNMAVAKSGRWDADLAANAESVGLLMAHCREAKAFLHTSSAAVYDPPDDEPRAESAALGDNHKHLFPTYSISKIAGETVVRTMSRALGLRAVIARFNVPYGDNGGWPFYHMEMILAGIPIPVPPGGPARYNPIHEDDIIATLPKLLDAASVPATTVNWCGDQTVSLQEWCGYIGELVGREPVFVEDPNALRGGPSDTALMHELIGGTSVDWHDGMRRLVTKFHPELVGT, encoded by the coding sequence ATGCGCGGCGCCAAGATCCTCATCACCGGAGTCACCGGACAAGTGGCCACCCCGATCGCCACCGCCCTGGCGGCCGACAACGAGGTGTGGGGCGTCGCCCGGTTCAACGACCCACGCGCTCGGCAGCGCCTGGAGCAGACCGGCGTCCGCTGCGAAACACTCAACCTCGAAGTCGGCGACTTCGGAACTTTGCCAAGGGATTTCGACTACGTGGTCAACATGGCAGTGGCCAAGAGCGGCCGGTGGGACGCGGATCTCGCGGCCAACGCGGAGTCGGTGGGCCTGCTCATGGCGCACTGCCGTGAGGCGAAGGCCTTCCTGCATACGTCGTCGGCCGCGGTCTACGACCCCCCGGATGACGAGCCGCGCGCCGAGTCGGCTGCTCTGGGCGACAACCACAAGCACCTCTTCCCGACCTATTCGATCTCCAAGATCGCAGGTGAGACTGTCGTGCGCACCATGTCCCGCGCGCTCGGACTGCGGGCGGTGATCGCCAGGTTCAACGTGCCGTACGGGGACAACGGCGGCTGGCCGTTCTATCACATGGAGATGATCCTGGCGGGCATCCCGATCCCGGTGCCGCCGGGCGGTCCGGCCCGCTATAACCCGATCCACGAAGACGACATCATTGCGACGCTGCCCAAGCTGCTGGACGCCGCGTCGGTGCCCGCCACCACCGTGAACTGGTGTGGCGATCAGACCGTCAGCCTCCAAGAATGGTGCGGCTACATCGGCGAACTGGTCGGCCGCGAACCGGTGTTCGTCGAGGACCCGAATGCGCTGCGCGGCGGCCCATCGGACACCGCGCTCATGCACGAGCTGATCGGCGGCACCTCGGTCGACTGGCACGACGGCATGCGCCGGCTGGTGACGAAGTTCCACCCGGAGCTGGTCGGCACCTAG
- a CDS encoding PASTA domain-containing protein, producing the protein MILSRTICLLAAASFATVTLTACGGSNSSAPSTVTASPSTVTVAPSTVTVAGPTPAASVAPAATVPAKSGITIPDIAAGTNAAIAKSKLEALGLTNVELSSANPDYSNVFLPKNWTVVSIEPTPGSQVQASDPVIVKVTKP; encoded by the coding sequence GTGATTCTCTCTCGCACCATTTGCCTGCTCGCCGCCGCTTCATTCGCCACGGTCACGTTGACCGCCTGCGGAGGGTCGAACTCTTCGGCACCGTCAACCGTCACCGCCTCCCCGAGCACAGTCACCGTCGCTCCCAGCACCGTGACGGTTGCCGGGCCCACGCCGGCAGCTTCGGTTGCGCCTGCCGCTACGGTCCCCGCGAAGAGCGGGATCACCATTCCCGACATCGCGGCTGGCACAAACGCCGCGATCGCGAAGAGCAAACTCGAAGCTCTTGGACTAACGAACGTCGAACTCAGCTCCGCCAATCCCGATTACTCGAACGTGTTCCTGCCGAAAAACTGGACTGTGGTTTCCATCGAGCCCACACCGGGCTCGCAGGTACAGGCATCCGACCCAGTCATTGTGAAGGTGACGAAACCATGA
- a CDS encoding tetratricopeptide repeat protein, with translation MTKPSSQVFRIQLVVAFLCVALVVYFVMLGRSGVILMQSGEPAAIGLGIGIFVLPLIGLWAMVATLRAGFAHQRLARLAHDEGVELDISELPKRPSGRIERDAADALFESVRDEVEASPDDWRGWYRLARAYDYAGDRSRARETIRKAVRLEQASR, from the coding sequence ATGACCAAACCGAGTTCGCAGGTATTCCGTATCCAGCTGGTCGTCGCATTCCTGTGCGTGGCGCTGGTGGTCTACTTCGTGATGCTCGGGCGCTCCGGCGTCATCCTCATGCAATCGGGGGAGCCCGCGGCGATCGGCCTCGGCATCGGCATCTTCGTGCTGCCGCTGATCGGCCTGTGGGCCATGGTTGCCACCTTGCGCGCCGGGTTCGCGCACCAGCGGCTGGCCCGGCTGGCGCACGACGAGGGCGTCGAGCTCGACATCAGTGAGCTCCCCAAGCGCCCGTCCGGCCGCATCGAACGCGACGCCGCCGACGCCCTGTTCGAATCGGTGCGGGACGAGGTCGAAGCAAGCCCCGACGATTGGCGGGGGTGGTACCGCCTGGCCCGGGCGTACGACTATGCGGGGGACCGGAGCCGAGCTCGGGAGACGATTCGCAAAGCCGTCCGACTGGAGCAGGCATCGCGATGA
- a CDS encoding CDGP domain-containing protein, whose translation MNRFLVAVSAATLSTAGLMFAASASAGCETNMLGVQYCDGPIRPDGTWDRCWHSDALATYGPLGQVQNVTPAMGKCFPVGPSQPWPPVPIAQPQYHVYP comes from the coding sequence ATGAACCGCTTTCTTGTAGCTGTGAGTGCCGCCACGCTATCCACCGCGGGACTGATGTTCGCCGCGTCCGCCAGCGCTGGGTGCGAAACGAACATGCTGGGCGTCCAGTACTGCGACGGTCCCATCCGACCCGACGGCACGTGGGACCGCTGCTGGCACTCCGACGCCTTGGCGACCTACGGGCCGCTCGGGCAGGTGCAGAACGTCACCCCGGCGATGGGGAAATGCTTCCCCGTTGGTCCTTCACAGCCGTGGCCACCGGTGCCCATCGCGCAACCGCAGTACCACGTCTATCCATAG